One Orrella dioscoreae genomic window carries:
- a CDS encoding alpha/beta fold hydrolase has product MQTTYLYGAHVHANGIRQHYLRYGGNDGARAARDPIVLIPGITSPAVTWGFVAERLGKHFDTYVLDVRGRGLSSSGPGLDYGLDAQAADVLAFTQALGLSRYSLLGHSMGARIAVRAARSQPEGLARLVAIDPPVSGPGRRAYPARLPWYVDSIRQATLGMDAEAMRAFCPTWTDAQLRLRAQWLHTCFEPAIVQSFEDFGRDDIHADLPRIKAPMLLMTAERGDVVNDADVAEWQGLAPQTQHVRVAGAGHMIPWDNEAGFHAAFGEFLGQRLA; this is encoded by the coding sequence ATGCAGACGACCTATCTCTATGGCGCGCACGTGCACGCCAACGGCATCCGCCAGCACTACCTGCGCTACGGCGGCAATGACGGCGCCCGCGCGGCCCGCGATCCCATCGTGCTGATCCCGGGCATCACCAGCCCGGCCGTCACCTGGGGTTTCGTCGCGGAGCGGCTGGGCAAGCACTTCGACACCTACGTGCTGGACGTGCGCGGGCGCGGCCTGTCCTCGTCCGGCCCCGGCCTGGACTATGGCCTGGACGCGCAAGCCGCCGACGTGCTGGCATTCACGCAGGCGCTGGGCCTGTCGCGATACTCCCTGCTGGGGCACTCGATGGGCGCCCGCATCGCCGTGCGCGCCGCGCGCAGCCAGCCCGAGGGCCTGGCGCGCCTGGTCGCCATCGACCCGCCCGTCTCGGGCCCTGGCCGCCGCGCCTATCCCGCCAGGCTGCCCTGGTACGTCGACTCGATCCGCCAGGCCACGCTTGGCATGGACGCCGAGGCCATGCGCGCCTTCTGCCCCACCTGGACGGACGCGCAGTTGCGCCTGCGCGCGCAGTGGCTGCACACCTGCTTCGAGCCGGCCATCGTGCAGAGCTTCGAAGACTTCGGCCGCGACGACATCCATGCCGACCTGCCCAGGATCAAGGCGCCGATGCTGCTCATGACCGCCGAGCGCGGCGACGTGGTCAACGACGCCGACGTCGCCGAGTGGCAAGGCCTGGCGCCGCAGACGCAACACGTGCGCGTGGCCGGCGCGGGCCACATGATCCCCTGGGACAACGAGGCCGGCTTCCACGCCGCCTTCGGCGAGTTCCTGGGCCAGCGCCTGGCTTGA
- a CDS encoding maleate cis-trans isomerase family protein — protein MSKTYRIGQIVPSSNTTMETEVPAMLQAHSHVRPADRFTFHSSRMRMKTVKKDELAAMDAESDRCALELSDAQVDVLGYACLVAIMAMGHGYHRVSQERLTERTASNGATAPVITSAGALVEALKVMGARKIALVAPYMVPLTQLVMDYIANEGFEIVDWRALEIPDNLDVGRHDPSKLPGIVAGMNVQDADVIVLSACVQMPSLPAVAQVEAQTGKPVLTAAIATTYAILKELKLDPVVPGAGALLSGAYPYAR, from the coding sequence ATGAGCAAGACCTACCGCATCGGCCAGATCGTGCCGAGCTCGAACACCACGATGGAGACCGAAGTGCCCGCCATGCTGCAGGCCCATTCGCACGTGCGGCCCGCCGACCGCTTCACGTTCCACTCGAGCCGCATGCGCATGAAGACCGTCAAGAAGGACGAGCTTGCCGCCATGGATGCTGAAAGCGACCGCTGCGCGCTCGAGCTCTCCGATGCGCAGGTCGACGTGCTGGGCTACGCCTGCCTGGTGGCCATCATGGCCATGGGACACGGCTACCACCGCGTCTCGCAGGAACGCCTGACCGAACGCACCGCCAGCAACGGCGCCACCGCCCCGGTCATCACCAGCGCGGGCGCGCTGGTCGAGGCCCTGAAGGTCATGGGCGCCAGGAAGATCGCGCTGGTTGCGCCGTACATGGTGCCGCTCACCCAGCTGGTGATGGACTACATCGCCAACGAGGGCTTCGAGATCGTCGACTGGCGCGCCCTCGAAATCCCCGACAACCTCGACGTCGGCCGCCACGACCCGTCGAAGCTGCCCGGCATCGTCGCCGGCATGAATGTGCAGGACGCCGACGTCATCGTGCTGTCGGCCTGCGTGCAGATGCCCTCGCTGCCTGCCGTCGCCCAGGTGGAGGCCCAGACCGGCAAGCCGGTGCTGACCGCTGCCATCGCCACCACCTACGCCATCCTGAAGGAACTCAAGCTCGACCCCGTGGTGCCGGGCGCAGGCGCGCTGCTGTCGGGCGCCTATCCCTACGCCAGGTAA
- the thiS gene encoding sulfur carrier protein ThiS — MQIVLNGESRQLAAGQTVAALLDELGYAGKRLAVERNGDIVPKSQHGVTAIQDGDQLEIVVAVGGG; from the coding sequence ATGCAGATCGTCCTGAACGGAGAATCCCGCCAACTGGCCGCCGGCCAGACCGTCGCCGCGCTGCTCGATGAACTGGGCTACGCAGGCAAGCGCCTGGCCGTCGAACGCAACGGCGACATCGTGCCGAAAAGCCAGCATGGCGTGACGGCCATCCAGGATGGCGACCAGCTGGAAATCGTGGTGGCGGTGGGCGGCGGCTGA
- a CDS encoding type II toxin-antitoxin system HipA family toxin, producing MATQSFKRQDLEVHLGSSGQVVGRLYLGSGKRSAFSYEERWLRDSRFFTLSPDLLPVLGVQHPQQVFFCALEDTAPDSWGERVIRRAHARLRQQDRETPALEPVDFLMWVDDEARVGALRLFDPQANIYLRAGGRHWHVPPLVELDKVVQAARALEAGTESAQDLHYLLGQGTSLGGARPKSTVRDTDGRLALGKFPSQADKRDVIRGEVLAMHLAAKAGINVAAARVEIINETAVAVIRRFDRSDDGGRIPYVSAATMLQSDGRDTTHAYTELVDVLLQEGANPIADIHQLWRRLVFNFLICNTDDHLRNTGFLYDARNHGWRLSPAFDLNPMPGDRRESKTWLTEDSGPIDSREVLMDGAPYFRLDARQAASIWTEVAQAMASWRVVAKGLGMRGTDLVDFEPAFA from the coding sequence ATGGCTACCCAGTCATTCAAGCGTCAGGATCTGGAAGTGCATCTGGGTTCCAGCGGTCAAGTCGTGGGGCGGCTGTATCTGGGCAGCGGCAAGCGCAGCGCGTTCAGCTACGAAGAGCGGTGGTTGCGAGATTCGAGGTTTTTCACGCTATCGCCCGACTTGCTGCCGGTCTTGGGTGTCCAACATCCTCAGCAGGTTTTTTTTTGCGCGCTGGAGGACACTGCGCCAGATTCATGGGGCGAACGCGTGATTCGGCGGGCGCATGCGAGGTTGCGGCAGCAAGACCGCGAGACGCCTGCGCTGGAGCCTGTGGACTTCTTGATGTGGGTGGATGATGAGGCACGGGTCGGCGCGCTGCGTCTTTTTGACCCTCAAGCCAACATCTATTTGCGCGCTGGCGGACGGCATTGGCATGTGCCGCCCTTGGTGGAGTTGGACAAAGTCGTGCAAGCGGCCCGCGCGTTGGAGGCCGGCACGGAGAGCGCGCAGGATCTGCACTATCTGCTTGGCCAAGGCACCTCGCTGGGCGGGGCTCGGCCGAAGTCAACCGTTAGAGATACAGACGGTCGCTTGGCCTTGGGCAAGTTTCCCAGCCAGGCGGACAAGCGCGACGTGATTAGAGGCGAAGTCCTGGCCATGCATCTTGCCGCGAAGGCAGGCATCAATGTGGCTGCGGCGCGTGTGGAGATCATCAATGAGACGGCGGTGGCTGTCATCAGGCGGTTCGACCGCAGCGATGATGGAGGCCGCATTCCCTACGTGTCGGCCGCGACGATGCTGCAGTCCGATGGCCGCGACACGACGCATGCCTATACGGAATTGGTGGACGTCCTGCTGCAGGAAGGCGCCAACCCGATTGCCGACATCCATCAATTGTGGCGCCGTCTGGTCTTCAACTTTTTGATCTGCAATACCGACGATCACTTACGTAATACCGGGTTTCTTTATGACGCGCGCAACCATGGATGGCGTCTGTCGCCAGCGTTCGACCTCAATCCGATGCCTGGCGATCGTCGCGAGAGCAAGACATGGTTGACCGAGGATTCCGGGCCGATTGATAGTCGGGAGGTGCTGATGGACGGGGCGCCTTACTTCAGATTGGATGCAAGGCAAGCGGCCTCCATCTGGACGGAGGTGGCTCAGGCCATGGCGAGCTGGCGCGTTGTGGCCAAGGGATTGGGCATGAGGGGGACTGATCTCGTGGATTTTGAGCCAGCATTTGCCTAG
- a CDS encoding MFS transporter, translating into MAATITIEQGLKTAGVGRFQYRLFVIFGLVWMADAMQVLSIGFSAPSIAKTFGLTIPQALQTGTLFFVGMLIGAFAFGRLADRIGRRPVLMIAVIIDAVAGVASAFAPEFAWLLFLRFLTGVGVGGTLPVDYTMMAEFLPADRRGRWLVLLESFWAVGTILLAILALFASTYGEDAWRIIFFVTGIPALVGVVLRFYVPESPLYLNRIGKSTEARQVLQRVAEANGNTVQIGELAPQALERKSVFALFGTGLARRSVSLLVAWLLISVAYYGVFVYLPVKLSAEGFGFMRGQEFLIVLALAQLPGFALSAYGVERWGRKPTLIGFLLLSAVGCLLYSLGTSTALIVGSTLLMSFALLGTWGALYAFTPEVYPTDLRASGMGMAGAVARLGGLFAPAIIAPIMATHFTLSLFVLSALLAVAALAVKMVDVESKNRALD; encoded by the coding sequence ATGGCAGCAACAATAACGATTGAACAAGGGTTGAAAACGGCAGGCGTGGGACGGTTCCAGTACCGTCTCTTCGTCATCTTCGGGCTGGTCTGGATGGCCGATGCGATGCAGGTGCTGTCCATCGGCTTCAGCGCGCCCTCCATCGCCAAGACCTTCGGCCTGACGATTCCCCAGGCACTGCAGACGGGAACGCTGTTCTTCGTCGGCATGCTGATCGGCGCATTCGCCTTCGGCCGGCTGGCCGACCGCATCGGGCGGCGGCCGGTGCTGATGATCGCCGTGATCATCGACGCCGTGGCGGGCGTGGCATCCGCCTTCGCGCCGGAATTCGCCTGGCTGCTGTTCCTGCGTTTCCTGACGGGCGTGGGCGTGGGCGGCACGCTGCCGGTGGACTACACCATGATGGCCGAGTTCCTGCCGGCCGACCGCCGTGGCCGCTGGCTGGTGCTGCTGGAATCGTTCTGGGCCGTGGGCACCATCCTGCTCGCCATCCTGGCCCTGTTCGCCAGCACTTATGGCGAGGACGCCTGGCGCATCATCTTCTTCGTGACCGGCATTCCGGCCCTGGTAGGCGTGGTGCTGCGGTTCTACGTGCCCGAGTCGCCGCTGTACCTGAACCGCATCGGCAAATCGACCGAAGCACGCCAGGTGTTGCAGCGCGTGGCCGAGGCCAACGGCAACACCGTCCAGATCGGCGAACTCGCGCCGCAGGCCCTGGAACGCAAGTCGGTGTTCGCGCTTTTCGGCACCGGCCTGGCGCGCCGCAGCGTATCGCTGCTGGTGGCCTGGCTGCTGATCTCGGTGGCTTACTACGGCGTGTTCGTGTACCTGCCGGTGAAGCTCTCTGCCGAAGGCTTCGGCTTCATGCGGGGCCAGGAATTCCTGATCGTGCTGGCGCTGGCGCAGTTGCCGGGCTTCGCCCTGTCGGCCTATGGTGTCGAGCGCTGGGGCCGCAAGCCCACGCTGATCGGCTTCCTGTTGCTCAGCGCCGTGGGCTGCCTGCTGTATAGCCTGGGCACCTCCACCGCGCTGATCGTCGGTTCGACACTGCTGATGAGCTTCGCGCTGCTGGGCACCTGGGGGGCGTTGTATGCCTTCACGCCCGAGGTCTATCCGACCGACCTGCGCGCCAGCGGCATGGGCATGGCCGGCGCCGTGGCGCGATTGGGCGGCCTGTTCGCACCCGCCATCATCGCGCCGATCATGGCGACGCACTTCACCTTGTCGCTGTTCGTGCTGTCGGCGTTGCTGGCGGTGGCGGCCCTGGCAGTGAAGATGGTGGACGTCGAATCGAAGAACCGCGCGCTGGACTGA
- the trmB gene encoding tRNA (guanosine(46)-N7)-methyltransferase TrmB yields MNASHNTPPADPNAAPVPATDPDTQACAPLDAELTAPRTTHIRSFVHRRGHITLGQREALETLLDKWSLDYAPKGLDVDAAFGRSAPLILEIGFGMGETTAKIALARPSDNFLGVEVFNAGVGALLKRIEEHTIPNIRIIQHDAVEVVRDMLAPNSLAGVHIYFPDPWPKKRHHKRRLIQPPFIALLASRLAPGGYIHCATDWEHYAQQMLEVLSGEPLLQNTAADYAPRPAYRPQTKFETRGLRLGHGVWDLIFTRKA; encoded by the coding sequence ATGAACGCCAGCCACAACACTCCCCCTGCCGATCCGAACGCCGCCCCCGTGCCCGCGACGGATCCTGATACCCAGGCCTGCGCTCCGCTGGACGCCGAGCTCACCGCCCCGCGCACGACGCACATCCGCAGCTTCGTGCATCGCCGGGGCCACATCACGCTGGGCCAGCGCGAAGCGCTGGAGACCCTGCTGGACAAGTGGTCGCTGGACTATGCCCCCAAGGGCCTGGACGTGGACGCCGCCTTCGGCCGCAGCGCGCCGCTGATCCTGGAGATCGGCTTCGGCATGGGCGAGACCACGGCGAAGATCGCCCTGGCCCGCCCCTCGGACAACTTCCTGGGCGTGGAAGTCTTCAACGCCGGCGTCGGCGCGCTGTTGAAGCGCATCGAAGAGCACACCATTCCGAACATCCGCATCATCCAGCACGACGCGGTGGAAGTGGTGCGCGACATGCTGGCCCCGAACAGCCTGGCCGGCGTGCACATCTATTTCCCCGACCCCTGGCCCAAGAAGCGCCACCACAAGCGCCGCCTGATCCAGCCGCCGTTCATCGCACTGCTGGCCAGCCGCCTGGCGCCCGGTGGCTATATCCACTGCGCGACCGACTGGGAACACTATGCCCAGCAGATGCTGGAAGTGCTGAGCGGCGAGCCGCTGCTGCAGAACACCGCGGCCGACTACGCGCCGCGCCCGGCCTACCGGCCGCAAACCAAGTTCGAGACGCGCGGCCTGCGCCTGGGCCACGGCGTCTGGGACCTGATCTTTACCCGCAAGGCTTGA
- a CDS encoding FAD-dependent oxidoreductase: protein MSATPRIAVIGAGLGGAAAASLLIQEGFDVHVYEQAPVFSRQGAGIHVGPNVMKILRRIGIEDALNEQGSHPESWHSRHWETGDILAQIPLGDYAVKEYGASYLTVHRGDFHALLIDALPDGALTYGKLLTKVEDLGNEVRMHFADGTVAHADIVIGADGVNSRIREELLGPEPPKYAGYLAHRAVFTTPPTKAGMLPFDPCVKWWSDDRHMMTYFVTAKADELYYVTGVPVEQWDLKDRWLPSSKEEMRDAFRGWHPTVQALIDATVEVTKWSLLERDPLPLWSRGRLVLLGDACHPMKPHMAQGAAMAIEDAAMLVRCFKEVGAEHHELAFGLYEANRAERASKVQRISHDNTWLRTNEDPAWCFGYDVFSVPLVDPQPKAATAT, encoded by the coding sequence ATGTCCGCAACACCAAGAATTGCCGTGATCGGCGCCGGTCTGGGCGGTGCAGCCGCCGCCTCCCTGTTGATCCAGGAAGGGTTCGACGTCCACGTCTATGAACAGGCGCCCGTTTTTTCGCGCCAGGGGGCGGGGATCCACGTCGGTCCCAACGTCATGAAGATCCTGCGCCGAATCGGCATCGAGGACGCGTTGAACGAGCAGGGCTCGCATCCCGAGTCCTGGCACAGCCGCCATTGGGAAACGGGCGACATCCTGGCCCAGATCCCGCTGGGGGATTACGCGGTGAAGGAATACGGCGCCAGCTACCTGACCGTGCACCGCGGCGACTTCCATGCGTTGCTGATCGATGCGCTGCCCGACGGCGCGCTGACCTACGGCAAGCTGCTGACCAAGGTCGAGGACCTGGGCAACGAGGTGCGCATGCATTTTGCCGACGGCACGGTGGCGCATGCCGACATCGTCATCGGCGCCGATGGCGTGAATTCGCGCATCCGTGAAGAGTTGCTGGGACCCGAGCCTCCCAAGTACGCGGGCTATCTTGCCCACCGGGCCGTGTTCACCACGCCGCCCACCAAGGCGGGCATGCTGCCTTTCGACCCCTGCGTGAAGTGGTGGAGCGATGACCGCCACATGATGACCTACTTCGTGACCGCCAAGGCCGACGAACTCTATTACGTGACCGGCGTGCCTGTCGAGCAGTGGGACCTGAAGGACCGCTGGCTGCCCAGCAGCAAGGAAGAGATGCGCGACGCCTTCCGCGGCTGGCATCCCACCGTGCAGGCATTGATCGACGCCACCGTCGAGGTGACCAAGTGGTCGCTGCTCGAGCGCGACCCCTTGCCGCTCTGGAGCCGCGGGCGGCTGGTGCTGCTGGGCGACGCGTGCCATCCCATGAAACCGCACATGGCGCAGGGCGCGGCCATGGCCATCGAGGATGCGGCCATGCTGGTGCGCTGCTTCAAGGAAGTGGGCGCGGAGCACCACGAACTGGCCTTCGGTCTTTACGAGGCCAACCGTGCGGAACGCGCCAGCAAGGTGCAGCGTATCTCGCATGACAATACGTGGCTGCGCACCAACGAAGATCCCGCTTGGTGCTTTGGCTACGACGTGTTCAGCGTGCCGCTCGTCGATCCGCAACCCAAGGCGGCGACGGCGACCTGA
- a CDS encoding (2Fe-2S)-binding protein, protein MHSSDSASSDVPRPPGVRLSVNGRSHTVEVEPAAPLLFVLRNDLALNGPKYGCGLGECGACTVLVDGVAARACVMPVRGVIGREVTTLEGLGDVACPGPTQQAFIECQAAQCGYCLNGMIMMIEALLRRQPAPDEARIRQELRHNLCRCGTHVEILQAARRAVALHAQARETACAKRSGQ, encoded by the coding sequence ATGCACAGCAGCGACTCCGCGAGTTCCGATGTCCCCCGTCCACCAGGTGTGCGGCTGTCCGTCAACGGGCGGTCGCATACGGTCGAGGTGGAGCCGGCGGCGCCGCTGCTGTTCGTGCTGCGCAATGACCTGGCGCTGAACGGCCCCAAGTATGGCTGTGGCCTGGGCGAATGCGGCGCGTGCACCGTCCTGGTCGACGGCGTGGCGGCGCGCGCCTGCGTGATGCCGGTGCGCGGCGTGATCGGAAGGGAGGTCACCACCCTGGAAGGCTTGGGCGATGTCGCGTGTCCCGGGCCGACCCAGCAGGCCTTCATCGAGTGCCAGGCCGCGCAGTGCGGCTATTGCCTGAACGGCATGATCATGATGATCGAGGCCTTGCTGCGCCGCCAGCCTGCCCCCGATGAGGCGCGGATCCGCCAGGAGCTGCGCCACAATCTGTGCCGCTGTGGCACGCACGTGGAAATCCTGCAGGCGGCGCGGCGCGCCGTGGCCTTGCATGCGCAGGCGCGTGAGACGGCCTGCGCCAAGCGGAGCGGGCAGTGA
- the infA gene encoding translation initiation factor IF-1, translating into MAKEELIEMRGIVDEALPDSRFRVTLQNGHKLTAYTGGKMRKHHIRILAGDDVSLEMSPYDLTKGRITFRHLKERAPGRPATPPRRR; encoded by the coding sequence TTGGCTAAGGAAGAACTGATCGAAATGCGTGGCATCGTTGACGAAGCCCTCCCCGACTCCCGTTTTCGCGTCACGCTGCAGAACGGCCACAAACTCACCGCCTACACCGGCGGCAAGATGCGCAAGCATCACATCCGCATCCTGGCAGGCGACGACGTGTCGCTCGAGATGTCGCCCTACGACCTGACCAAGGGCCGCATCACGTTCCGCCATCTCAAGGAACGCGCGCCGGGCCGCCCCGCCACGCCGCCCCGCCGCCGTTGA
- a CDS encoding c-type cytochrome, whose translation MQGRLPAGLDGAMPPAAALHGVVSRPPRMAWDGRRYTGPGLARLDDAAARAMPGVVDVVRIAHFVGVVAVSAVLARQAAEMLAPQWRSTGPVPATPPEDAPEAAAQTYTWQLPAHPCVEGLSVTVWCVAGVAGVWLPGGGERHASLRAELAGLLDLPGDRIHLASAGSCIVHDLDVMDAAADAALLSRAVGRPVRIFLQQPAEAGALSLAAQPMMPAAQDPQAPSGEAAPLASEPPAACLHANVHWGVRPSLARLLATPAQAAASARSAAQGDPAIVSASTGGALVHASSTELGAMQVFAQESLLDEAAARLGADPLAHRLSVAPPGPGRELARRLAEQSGWQALPSGAAGAMALDQRLSAQDGMPALRGRGYASAHVRTGDIEGGTQDSWSAWVVEVAVEPDTGRVDVTRLVVGHDSQHLQAAQGAAIHEQPPQLLDSARRLLGVPARFDDWGATAAGGAAPLALAEAGHEMVHAQRDAQEVRTALAQPPVAQGRLAADGVLTLPAAAAIANAIFDATGVRLRQVPFNSEQLRQALLPSRPRATPRAWYKRGGLWLAAGAGAVAGLVTMAWPGKPAIAPTDGPDVSLYSDAAIERGRLVAAAGDCVVCHTAPKGEANAGGLGLETPFGTIYTTNITPDNDTGIGRWSFSAFDRAMREGVHRDGRQLYPAFPYTAFAKLTDADMQALYAYLMVQPPVRSEPPKTELAFPYKLRPTLAGWNLLFHDNSVYQPDPAQSLAWNRGAYLVEGAGHCAACHSPRNALGAEKRGLGSYLAGGEAEGWTAPALNQLASGATPWTADELFQYLRTGYSARHGVAAGPMAPVIHGLAELPESDVRAITTYLLDLPGGKAAGGAERKEAPAPAPAMSAATDALPAAAARQPDAQRLFVNHANGERIYQNACAACHEAGSGPTLFGVKPSLASNPNLHAATPDNLLQVVLHGIQQPANEELGYMPGFKDSLDDRQVQDLLGYLRARFAPQARPWQDTEPAIDRIRKQAH comes from the coding sequence ATGCAGGGGCGGCTGCCGGCCGGCCTGGATGGCGCCATGCCGCCCGCAGCGGCGTTGCATGGCGTCGTGTCGCGCCCGCCACGCATGGCGTGGGATGGCCGGCGCTACACCGGCCCCGGCCTGGCGCGGCTGGATGACGCCGCGGCGCGAGCCATGCCTGGCGTGGTCGATGTCGTGCGCATCGCGCATTTCGTGGGCGTGGTGGCGGTTTCCGCGGTGCTTGCGCGGCAAGCGGCCGAGATGCTGGCGCCGCAGTGGCGGTCAACCGGGCCTGTCCCTGCCACGCCGCCAGAGGATGCGCCCGAGGCGGCGGCGCAAACCTACACCTGGCAGTTGCCTGCCCATCCCTGCGTCGAGGGCCTGTCGGTCACGGTGTGGTGCGTGGCGGGTGTTGCGGGTGTCTGGCTGCCCGGCGGCGGAGAGCGGCACGCAAGCTTGCGTGCCGAGCTGGCTGGCCTGCTGGACCTGCCGGGTGACCGCATTCATCTGGCATCTGCCGGATCCTGCATCGTGCACGACCTGGACGTGATGGACGCCGCGGCGGATGCCGCCTTGCTGTCGCGCGCCGTGGGCCGGCCGGTACGCATCTTCCTGCAGCAGCCCGCCGAGGCGGGGGCGCTCTCCCTGGCCGCGCAGCCCATGATGCCGGCCGCGCAGGATCCGCAAGCGCCGAGTGGCGAGGCCGCTCCCTTGGCGTCGGAGCCCCCTGCGGCCTGCTTGCACGCGAATGTCCATTGGGGCGTGCGTCCCAGCCTGGCCAGGCTGCTGGCGACGCCCGCGCAGGCGGCGGCGTCGGCGCGGTCCGCCGCGCAAGGCGACCCTGCCATCGTGTCCGCCAGCACAGGCGGGGCGCTGGTGCATGCAAGCAGCACCGAACTGGGCGCCATGCAGGTCTTCGCGCAGGAGAGCCTGTTGGACGAGGCGGCCGCGCGGCTCGGCGCCGATCCGCTGGCGCATCGCCTGAGCGTGGCGCCGCCGGGGCCGGGGCGTGAACTGGCACGGCGCCTGGCCGAGCAGTCCGGATGGCAGGCCCTGCCCAGCGGCGCCGCGGGCGCCATGGCCCTCGATCAACGCCTGAGCGCGCAGGATGGCATGCCAGCCCTGCGAGGCCGCGGCTATGCCTCGGCGCATGTGCGGACCGGCGACATCGAAGGCGGCACACAGGACAGCTGGAGCGCCTGGGTGGTCGAGGTGGCGGTCGAGCCCGACACGGGCCGTGTCGACGTGACGCGCCTGGTGGTCGGCCACGACAGCCAGCATCTGCAGGCCGCGCAAGGCGCGGCCATCCACGAGCAGCCTCCCCAGTTGCTGGACAGCGCCCGGCGCCTGCTTGGCGTGCCGGCGCGCTTCGACGATTGGGGCGCGACGGCGGCGGGCGGGGCCGCGCCCTTGGCGCTTGCCGAGGCCGGGCACGAGATGGTGCACGCGCAAAGGGATGCGCAGGAGGTGCGCACCGCCCTGGCGCAGCCGCCCGTCGCGCAGGGGCGGTTGGCCGCGGACGGCGTCCTGACCTTGCCCGCCGCGGCGGCCATCGCCAACGCCATCTTCGATGCCACGGGCGTGCGTCTGCGCCAGGTGCCGTTCAACAGTGAGCAACTGCGCCAGGCATTGCTGCCGTCACGCCCGCGGGCCACGCCGCGCGCCTGGTACAAGCGCGGCGGCCTGTGGCTGGCTGCGGGGGCGGGAGCCGTCGCCGGCCTGGTGACGATGGCCTGGCCCGGCAAGCCGGCCATCGCGCCGACCGACGGGCCGGACGTCTCGCTGTATTCGGATGCGGCCATCGAGCGGGGGCGCCTGGTGGCCGCGGCGGGCGACTGCGTGGTCTGCCATACCGCGCCCAAGGGCGAGGCCAACGCCGGTGGCCTGGGGCTGGAAACGCCTTTCGGCACGATCTACACCACCAACATTACGCCCGACAACGACACCGGCATCGGCCGCTGGTCTTTCTCCGCCTTCGACCGCGCCATGCGCGAAGGTGTCCACCGCGACGGGCGCCAGCTGTATCCGGCCTTCCCCTATACCGCGTTCGCCAAGCTCACCGATGCCGACATGCAGGCTTTGTATGCCTACCTGATGGTCCAGCCGCCGGTGCGCAGCGAACCGCCGAAGACCGAATTGGCATTTCCGTACAAGCTGCGGCCCACCCTGGCGGGGTGGAACCTGCTGTTCCACGACAACAGCGTGTATCAGCCCGACCCCGCGCAAAGCCTGGCGTGGAACCGCGGGGCGTATCTGGTGGAAGGCGCGGGCCATTGCGCCGCCTGCCATTCGCCGCGCAATGCGCTGGGCGCGGAGAAGCGCGGCCTGGGAAGCTACCTGGCGGGCGGCGAGGCCGAAGGCTGGACGGCGCCGGCGCTGAACCAGTTGGCGTCGGGCGCCACGCCCTGGACCGCCGATGAACTGTTCCAGTATCTGCGCACGGGGTATTCGGCGCGCCATGGCGTGGCCGCGGGTCCCATGGCGCCCGTGATCCACGGCCTGGCAGAACTGCCCGAGAGCGACGTCCGGGCCATCACGACCTATCTGCTGGACCTGCCCGGCGGCAAGGCGGCAGGGGGGGCGGAGCGCAAGGAAGCGCCGGCCCCCGCGCCCGCGATGTCTGCGGCGACCGACGCGCTGCCCGCGGCGGCGGCCCGGCAGCCGGATGCCCAGCGCCTTTTCGTCAACCACGCCAACGGCGAACGCATCTACCAGAACGCGTGCGCGGCCTGTCACGAGGCGGGCAGCGGCCCGACGCTGTTCGGGGTGAAGCCATCGTTGGCCAGCAATCCGAATCTCCATGCCGCGACGCCGGACAACCTGTTGCAGGTGGTCCTGCACGGCATCCAGCAACCCGCCAACGAGGAGCTGGGCTACATGCCGGGCTTCAAGGACAGCCTGGACGACAGGCAGGTACAGGATTTGCTTGGCTATCTGCGTGCGCGCTTCGCGCCGCAGGCCAGGCCCTGGCAGGACACAGAGCCGGCAATCGACCGGATACGCAAACAGGCCCACTGA
- a CDS encoding helix-turn-helix domain-containing protein, which translates to MPTSEQKKTSLRVAMPRPVEHALQRLGRDISTARRVRRLSQEDLAQRVGTSLSTVRRMEDGYPGTALHTFLRALHVLGRLEDMVKVMATENDVLGMELVREQLPQRVRTSRGGKARVGRPAAAKEGAADDTDGLEGF; encoded by the coding sequence ATGCCAACTTCCGAGCAAAAAAAAACCAGCCTACGGGTTGCCATGCCGCGACCTGTGGAGCACGCGTTGCAACGCCTTGGCCGGGACATCTCCACCGCACGCCGTGTGCGCCGCTTGAGCCAGGAAGACCTGGCCCAACGTGTCGGCACGTCGCTGAGTACAGTCAGGCGCATGGAAGACGGCTATCCCGGCACTGCCTTGCACACCTTCCTGCGTGCCCTGCACGTGCTTGGCCGCCTTGAGGACATGGTAAAGGTGATGGCCACGGAGAATGATGTGCTGGGGATGGAGCTGGTGCGGGAGCAGCTGCCGCAGCGGGTGCGGACTTCTCGTGGCGGCAAAGCACGGGTTGGTCGTCCCGCAGCTGCCAAAGAAGGCGCCGCCGATGACACCGATGGGTTGGAGGGCTTTTGA